In Cystobacter ferrugineus, the following are encoded in one genomic region:
- a CDS encoding helicase-related protein, translated as MSFVSGNKVRYLPQPEWGVGHLLELQDEGAKALVLFPAREGEPVLVSTKGGALVPYRLTKGEPVKTARGRRATVVGEEEGGRGLRRYVIRYADSGEEDELPESEVHALAPRSDVLSTLREGRVGEARAFMLRKQALQLDDERRCDALGALLASRVMVKPHQVGVVQRVLSARRPRFVLADEVGLGKTIEAGMVFSALRLSGLARRVLVVAPSHLTVQWLVELFHKFNQLFTLMDSDRYASSLKEQPQVSPWARFPLVVTSLEMLARGEEHRRAVAGEDAFWDLVIIDEAHHLKGEKAFAAAEGLAANSWGLLLLTATPMQLDPAEYHGLLTLIDAATAPTVAGFEQRLARQEELSAAVRGLLEGQDAKGAVKALAARFPDDTRLTALKDRDALLQHLAETYSLSDRLVRNRRAVVGGFSTRRLHRHPVKLSAEELRTRDAALAALASSSLRGAPLGNLLRRLESSPAAFAEALQGNKALASVAGSLKLPARDAKFGAFQEVLRGIWSAEPRAKVLVFTESRDTLESLRTELGREGTEALAYHGDLPLVERDRQVARFRDPEGPLVLLCTEVGGEGRNFQFAHHLVHYDLPWSPSMVEQRIGRLDRIGQNHPVEIHVFDPAGTLAADVLMLLADAVGVFGETVGGLDAVLEEVEPRLAELALLPRESRVAYAAELKTKVEAARAQVKRAYDPLLDIRSFDKDAVARLVKRAQERMGLDEEDEEEDAPSLEEGLWSVARDLDERLEESVTELARRVGIGVDTDEQVDAFQCAFQFGHALKVEGLPGIDINEDRTVLGTFWRDTAVEAEELEYYATGHPIVESLFGFLRDGPYGRSAARFIEKRGPLKARGVELLYHVQLPEPEDTSPGARVPSRQLARFLERTLVHVAVVEGPSGPKVDTAVLGALEAEGKSLKGDEVARAFPGFAAFVDAGVPVALKAAEAELGKLQARARKAVEAERDAALARMKLSLTHQGLEEKAVRAQLDAEHEHYERLLQALAGAKVVLDSACGFVINR; from the coding sequence ATGTCCTTCGTTTCAGGCAACAAGGTCCGCTACCTCCCCCAGCCCGAGTGGGGCGTGGGGCATCTCCTCGAATTGCAGGACGAGGGCGCCAAGGCGCTCGTCCTCTTCCCCGCCCGGGAGGGTGAGCCGGTGTTGGTATCCACCAAGGGGGGGGCCCTGGTGCCCTATCGCCTGACCAAGGGCGAGCCCGTGAAGACGGCCCGGGGCCGGCGCGCCACCGTGGTGGGCGAGGAGGAGGGCGGGCGCGGTCTGCGCCGCTACGTCATCCGCTATGCCGACTCGGGCGAGGAGGACGAGCTGCCCGAGTCCGAGGTGCACGCGCTCGCCCCGCGCTCGGACGTGCTGTCCACGCTGCGCGAGGGCCGGGTGGGTGAGGCGCGCGCCTTCATGCTGCGCAAGCAGGCGCTGCAACTGGACGACGAGCGGCGGTGTGATGCGCTCGGTGCGCTGCTGGCCAGCCGGGTGATGGTGAAGCCGCACCAGGTGGGCGTGGTGCAGCGCGTGCTCAGCGCGCGCCGGCCCCGCTTCGTGCTCGCCGACGAGGTGGGTCTGGGCAAGACGATCGAAGCGGGCATGGTGTTCAGCGCCCTGCGGCTGTCCGGGCTCGCGCGGCGCGTGCTGGTGGTGGCCCCCAGCCACCTCACCGTGCAGTGGCTGGTGGAGCTGTTCCACAAGTTCAACCAGCTCTTCACGCTCATGGACTCGGACCGGTACGCGAGCTCGCTCAAGGAGCAGCCCCAGGTGTCCCCGTGGGCGCGCTTCCCGCTGGTGGTGACGAGCCTGGAGATGCTCGCGCGCGGCGAGGAGCACCGGCGCGCCGTGGCGGGCGAGGACGCGTTCTGGGACCTGGTCATCATCGACGAGGCGCACCACCTCAAGGGCGAGAAGGCCTTCGCGGCCGCCGAGGGCCTGGCGGCCAATAGCTGGGGCCTGCTCTTGCTCACGGCGACGCCCATGCAGTTGGATCCGGCCGAGTACCACGGGCTGCTCACGCTCATCGACGCGGCGACGGCGCCCACGGTGGCGGGCTTCGAGCAGCGGCTGGCGCGGCAGGAGGAGCTGAGCGCGGCGGTGCGCGGGCTGCTCGAGGGCCAGGACGCCAAGGGCGCCGTGAAGGCCCTGGCGGCGCGCTTCCCGGACGACACCCGGCTCACGGCGCTCAAGGACCGGGACGCGCTCCTGCAACATCTGGCGGAGACGTACAGCCTGTCGGACCGGCTGGTGCGCAACCGGCGCGCGGTGGTGGGCGGTTTCTCCACGCGCCGGCTGCACCGGCATCCGGTGAAGCTGTCCGCCGAGGAGCTGCGCACGCGCGACGCCGCGCTGGCCGCGCTCGCCTCCTCTTCCCTGCGCGGCGCGCCGCTGGGCAACCTCCTGCGCCGGCTGGAGTCGAGCCCCGCGGCCTTCGCCGAGGCGCTCCAGGGCAACAAGGCGCTGGCGAGCGTGGCGGGCTCGCTCAAGCTGCCCGCGCGCGACGCCAAGTTCGGCGCCTTCCAGGAGGTGCTGCGCGGCATCTGGAGCGCGGAGCCCCGGGCCAAGGTGCTCGTGTTCACCGAGAGCCGCGACACGCTCGAGTCCCTGCGCACGGAGCTGGGCCGCGAGGGCACCGAGGCGCTCGCCTACCATGGCGATCTGCCCCTGGTGGAGCGGGACAGGCAGGTGGCGCGCTTCCGCGACCCCGAGGGCCCGCTGGTGCTCCTGTGCACCGAGGTGGGCGGCGAGGGCCGCAACTTCCAGTTCGCGCACCACCTGGTGCACTACGATCTGCCGTGGAGCCCGTCGATGGTGGAGCAGCGCATCGGGCGCCTGGATCGCATCGGGCAGAACCACCCGGTGGAGATCCACGTCTTCGATCCCGCGGGCACGCTGGCCGCGGACGTGTTGATGCTGCTGGCGGACGCGGTGGGCGTCTTCGGCGAGACGGTGGGCGGCCTGGACGCGGTGCTGGAGGAGGTGGAGCCGCGGCTGGCCGAGCTGGCGCTGCTGCCGCGCGAGTCGCGCGTGGCGTACGCCGCGGAGCTCAAGACGAAGGTGGAGGCGGCGCGGGCGCAGGTGAAGCGCGCGTATGATCCGCTGCTGGACATCCGCTCGTTCGACAAGGACGCGGTGGCGCGGCTGGTGAAGCGGGCGCAGGAGCGCATGGGGTTGGACGAGGAGGACGAGGAGGAGGACGCGCCGAGCCTGGAGGAGGGGCTGTGGAGCGTGGCGAGGGACCTGGACGAGCGGCTGGAGGAGTCGGTGACGGAGCTGGCGCGCCGGGTGGGCATCGGCGTGGACACGGACGAGCAGGTGGATGCCTTCCAGTGCGCCTTCCAGTTCGGCCACGCGCTCAAGGTGGAGGGCCTGCCGGGCATCGACATCAACGAGGACCGCACGGTGCTGGGCACCTTCTGGCGCGACACGGCGGTGGAGGCCGAGGAGCTGGAGTACTACGCCACGGGCCACCCCATCGTGGAGTCGCTCTTCGGCTTCCTGCGTGACGGGCCGTACGGGCGCAGCGCGGCGCGGTTCATCGAGAAGCGCGGGCCGCTCAAGGCGCGGGGCGTGGAGCTGCTCTACCACGTGCAACTGCCCGAGCCCGAGGACACCTCGCCGGGCGCGCGGGTGCCGAGCCGGCAGCTCGCGCGCTTCCTGGAGCGCACGCTGGTGCACGTGGCGGTGGTGGAGGGCCCCTCGGGTCCCAAGGTGGACACGGCGGTGCTCGGCGCGCTGGAGGCGGAGGGCAAGTCGCTCAAGGGCGACGAGGTGGCGCGCGCCTTCCCGGGCTTCGCGGCCTTCGTGGACGCGGGTGTGCCGGTGGCGCTCAAGGCCGCCGAGGCGGAGCTGGGCAAGCTCCAGGCGCGTGCGCGCAAGGCCGTGGAGGCCGAGCGGGACGCGGCGCTCGCGCGCATGAAGCTGTCGCTCACGCACCAGGGACTGGAGGAGAAGGCGGTGCGGGCGCAGCTCGACGCCGAGCACGAGCACTACGAGCGGCTGCTCCAGGCGCTCGCCGGGGCCAAGGTGGTGCTCGACTCGGCCTGCGGCTTCGTCATCAACCGCTGA
- a CDS encoding cytochrome C, with translation MSSQVALGVPAQASVLLRSVGLAALLWGAGFARPAVASEVTAAQKPGEDARELGRPGKPVPLALEVGYEGLPPGKAQPLRVKAGQSYYINQIDLREVVKSTRDEGVDGLRRTGRFAQLPWHGLKQADEEPILLANADGTFTRRRFYRQAQWMEQLSIITVLPVDGWGRPTGRPILLNIGRGDRRLPTDAFFIRRLRAVQTTADCKSVSDCSTARNFTEEALVEVRNARTGAMSFTLTRNTRALRLFWTMRPGADFYTIPIEQEDKPAYAYGASVDIKALTPPRPNGTYAAGSNITFQLTLRDGAGKRLHPQGSLPTYKEYTSGRVESGIQYYRAFFEPTTTYYLRKHRERMLMTQIIGPAHKIQPIRSIVDLDAFFGADDVQTVGTIERDGVFAQFQTFPPANDLFGGAFFPEKGGWDAAVSDTWTYTLPANAEPGTYLVTVKGRRVYLGEDIPFSKTINIQVESARPTQPDLTTGPCNSCHSDGGELVKVLHANDNRAGCNACHAPLGFELEGPIAVRTHFIHSRSGRYDSPLQQCDKCHLTAESLERTSKAACLSCHKSYPDSHVQQFGPIESMYVGGGRESFQQCTDSCHKTHPGSNL, from the coding sequence ATGAGCAGTCAGGTAGCACTGGGCGTGCCGGCGCAGGCGTCTGTCCTTTTGCGAAGCGTGGGTCTCGCGGCGCTCCTCTGGGGGGCGGGCTTCGCTCGACCGGCGGTGGCCTCCGAGGTGACGGCGGCGCAGAAGCCCGGGGAGGACGCGCGGGAGCTGGGGCGCCCTGGCAAGCCGGTCCCCCTGGCGCTCGAGGTGGGCTACGAGGGACTGCCTCCCGGCAAGGCCCAGCCGCTGCGGGTGAAGGCCGGGCAGAGCTACTACATCAACCAGATCGACCTGCGCGAAGTGGTGAAGTCCACCCGGGACGAGGGCGTGGACGGGCTGCGCCGCACGGGCCGCTTCGCGCAACTGCCCTGGCACGGACTCAAGCAGGCGGACGAGGAGCCCATCCTCCTGGCCAACGCGGACGGCACCTTCACCCGGCGCCGCTTCTACCGGCAGGCGCAGTGGATGGAGCAGCTGAGCATCATCACCGTGCTGCCCGTGGATGGGTGGGGCCGCCCCACTGGCCGCCCCATCCTGCTGAACATCGGCCGGGGAGATCGCCGCCTGCCCACGGACGCCTTCTTCATCCGCCGGCTGCGCGCGGTGCAGACCACCGCGGACTGCAAGAGCGTGAGTGACTGCTCCACCGCGCGCAACTTCACCGAGGAGGCCCTCGTCGAGGTGCGCAACGCGCGCACGGGCGCCATGTCCTTCACGCTCACGCGCAACACCCGGGCCCTGCGCCTGTTCTGGACGATGCGCCCCGGCGCGGACTTCTACACCATCCCCATCGAGCAGGAGGACAAGCCCGCCTACGCCTACGGCGCCTCGGTGGACATCAAGGCCCTCACCCCGCCGCGCCCCAATGGCACCTACGCGGCCGGCTCGAACATCACCTTCCAGCTCACCCTGCGCGATGGGGCCGGCAAGCGCCTGCACCCCCAGGGCAGCCTGCCCACCTATAAGGAGTACACCTCGGGGCGGGTCGAGTCGGGCATCCAGTACTACCGGGCCTTCTTCGAGCCCACCACCACCTATTACCTGCGCAAGCACCGCGAGCGCATGCTGATGACGCAGATCATCGGCCCCGCGCACAAGATCCAGCCCATCCGCAGCATCGTGGACCTGGACGCCTTCTTCGGCGCCGACGACGTGCAGACGGTGGGCACGATCGAGCGCGACGGCGTGTTCGCGCAGTTCCAGACCTTCCCGCCCGCCAATGACTTGTTCGGCGGCGCCTTCTTCCCGGAGAAGGGCGGCTGGGACGCGGCCGTGAGCGACACCTGGACGTACACCCTGCCCGCCAACGCCGAGCCCGGCACCTACCTGGTGACGGTGAAGGGCCGCCGCGTCTACCTGGGCGAGGACATCCCCTTCAGCAAGACGATCAACATCCAGGTGGAGTCCGCCCGGCCCACCCAGCCCGACCTCACCACCGGCCCGTGCAATAGCTGCCACAGCGATGGCGGCGAGCTGGTCAAGGTGCTGCACGCCAATGACAACCGCGCCGGGTGCAACGCCTGCCACGCGCCGCTGGGCTTCGAGCTGGAGGGCCCCATCGCCGTGCGCACCCACTTCATCCACTCGCGCTCGGGCCGCTACGACTCCCCCCTGCAGCAGTGCGACAAGTGCCACCTGACGGCCGAGAGCCTCGAGCGCACGAGCAAGGCCGCGTGTCTGTCCTGTCACAAGAGCTACCCGGACTCGCACGTGCAACAATTCGGTCCCATCGAGAGCATGTACGTGGGCGGCGGCCGCGAGTCCTTCCAGCAGTGCACGGATAGCTGTCACAAAACCCACCCAGGCAGTAACCTGTAG
- a CDS encoding FIST signal transduction protein — MARVKMQTARSTLVEPVAVAEDLLRQLEGGETPKLVTLFASRSRDQLALNRAVRERLPRGTRLVGATTAGELDNRGIHSGSVVMGALSGDFEVGLGLGTGLSVDAVNAGAMAMQRAAQELGVRQADIDARRYVGLVIDDGFRYKKEELLLGLLEKNQALMLVGGGAADSESDPQCQSAEIHVDGEVTTDSVLVALFKTSAPWAALRSHWYQPLGERLTITRVDDSATRALEIDGKPAAQRYADMLGVSVEDLEFGKPRGFAAHPTALKVGREYFIRAPWKVLPDGSILFANLLDEGTELELMKAGDLAGMTRAFFQEELPRRVHNPRATLLFHCSGRMWYAQATGAADAIADSLRHAPTAAGMNVHFEVYSGFHINTTLTVLAFGEN; from the coding sequence TTGGCTCGAGTGAAGATGCAGACGGCGCGCAGCACGTTGGTGGAACCGGTCGCCGTGGCCGAGGATCTCCTCCGACAGCTCGAAGGCGGAGAAACCCCCAAGCTCGTCACCCTGTTCGCCTCGCGCAGCCGGGATCAGCTCGCCCTCAACCGTGCCGTGCGCGAGCGGCTGCCCCGGGGCACGCGCCTGGTGGGCGCCACCACCGCGGGCGAGCTGGACAACCGCGGCATCCACTCGGGCAGCGTCGTGATGGGCGCGCTCTCGGGCGACTTCGAGGTGGGGCTCGGGCTGGGCACGGGCCTGTCCGTGGACGCGGTGAACGCGGGCGCCATGGCCATGCAGCGCGCCGCCCAGGAGCTGGGCGTGCGCCAGGCGGACATCGATGCGCGCCGGTACGTGGGCCTCGTCATCGATGATGGCTTTCGCTACAAGAAGGAAGAGCTGCTGCTCGGCCTGCTCGAGAAGAACCAGGCGCTGATGCTCGTGGGCGGCGGCGCCGCCGACTCCGAGTCGGATCCCCAGTGCCAGTCCGCCGAGATCCACGTGGACGGCGAGGTGACCACGGACAGCGTGCTGGTGGCGCTCTTCAAGACGAGCGCGCCCTGGGCCGCCCTGCGCTCCCACTGGTACCAGCCGCTGGGCGAGCGCCTCACCATCACCCGCGTGGACGACAGCGCCACGCGCGCCCTGGAGATCGACGGCAAGCCGGCCGCGCAGCGCTACGCGGACATGTTGGGCGTGTCGGTGGAGGACCTGGAGTTCGGCAAGCCCCGGGGCTTCGCCGCGCACCCCACCGCCCTCAAGGTGGGCCGCGAGTACTTCATCCGCGCTCCCTGGAAGGTCCTGCCCGACGGCTCCATCCTCTTCGCCAACCTCCTGGATGAGGGCACCGAGCTGGAGTTGATGAAGGCCGGGGACCTGGCTGGCATGACGCGCGCCTTCTTCCAGGAAGAACTGCCCCGCCGCGTCCACAACCCCCGGGCCACCCTGCTTTTCCATTGCAGTGGCCGCATGTGGTACGCGCAAGCAACCGGAGCGGCCGACGCCATCGCCGACTCCTTGCGTCACGCTCCCACTGCGGCTGGAATGAATGTGCACTTCGAGGTCTACTCGGGGTTTCACATCAACACGACGCTGACGGTCTTGGCGTTCGGGGAAAACTGA
- a CDS encoding response regulator — protein sequence MSIPAPAVSDTRTLKLLLIAGEPEGARILEVLRRANFELSAEHPSTPEALKAALEREWDVAVCGPGLPGLGFREAAPPIQERHPLLPLIVIGAVWDEAEVLAALDQVRANSYLEMDRLALLAPVVRRELQRTLERRQHQQAEQEQAHSRWLLERIVDSLPFVLFVKDAEERRLRVANRTFADAFGVTKEWLLGKLDHDYFPKEQADSFVAIDTEILETGKLKTFEEVARTGGQDRVYATRKLPLLDDSGRARYVLGITEDITERKAAEESLRRSKAELERANQRLADNLEELKKSRAVSARTLASYQQRALQMELIRQQNEDLDRLATELAAAKRNEEERAREAESAFRLRSEFLANFSHEIRTPLNGIIGYCDLLMREEGSRLTAHGRRDLNVVKKNAQTLLALINDILDLSKIEAGRVEVVVERVDLAELAEECTATVKEYLKGKDVELRTDIDERVAHVRTDALKLRQILLNLLSNAAKFTESGEVSLTARAERNEAVFIVEDTGIGIPPDQLPFIFEKFRQVDGSTTRKVGGTGLGLAIVRELSKILGGGVEVESTLGRGTTFTVRLAGVLEGDALGESRELDKPVAAEDVGAVLAPMVRGGTVLVVDDDVLVQQLVAGQLEPSGFTVVTASDGMEALRKTRELRPQAIVLDIHLPRLDGWSVLSTLKSEPDLARIPVIIISVEEQRARGFSLGACEYLVKPVEPDHLVDVVRRSIGSAAGAGEVLVVDDDAATRELVSRSLRRAGFSTHEAHNGEDALLKARVSPPTLVVLDLMMPNLDGFEVIRRMRADKLQVPVVVLTGKSLTAEEQAVLRDGFAGFVQKGGHALEDVIGQAKGLLLKQSAQRASRQPRILYVEDNPQNRDIVRRYLGGLFEVLEAEDGEMGVERATREVPDLILMDLSLPRVDGWEATRRLRQVPAVANVPVIAVTAHAGREYQEKASAAGCNAYLTKPLDREVLLDTIRKHLGKTHG from the coding sequence ATGAGCATTCCGGCCCCTGCCGTGTCGGACACCAGGACACTGAAGTTGCTGTTGATCGCGGGAGAGCCCGAGGGTGCCCGCATCCTCGAGGTCCTGCGGCGCGCGAACTTCGAGCTCTCCGCCGAGCATCCCTCCACGCCCGAGGCGTTGAAGGCGGCGCTGGAGCGGGAGTGGGACGTGGCCGTGTGCGGCCCGGGCCTGCCCGGACTGGGCTTCCGCGAGGCCGCCCCGCCCATCCAGGAGCGCCATCCCCTGCTGCCGCTGATCGTCATCGGCGCCGTCTGGGACGAGGCGGAGGTGCTCGCGGCCCTGGATCAGGTGCGCGCCAACAGCTACCTGGAGATGGACCGCCTGGCGCTGCTCGCGCCGGTGGTGCGCCGCGAGCTCCAGCGCACCCTCGAGCGGCGCCAGCACCAGCAGGCCGAGCAGGAGCAGGCCCACTCGCGCTGGCTGCTCGAGCGCATCGTGGACAGCCTGCCCTTCGTCCTCTTCGTGAAGGACGCCGAGGAGCGCCGGCTGCGCGTGGCCAACCGCACCTTCGCCGACGCCTTCGGGGTGACCAAGGAGTGGTTGCTCGGCAAGCTCGACCACGACTACTTCCCCAAGGAGCAGGCCGACTCCTTCGTCGCCATCGACACGGAGATCCTCGAGACGGGCAAGCTCAAGACCTTCGAGGAGGTGGCGCGCACGGGCGGGCAGGATCGCGTCTACGCCACGCGCAAGCTGCCCCTCCTGGATGACTCGGGCCGGGCGCGCTACGTGCTCGGCATCACCGAGGACATCACCGAGCGCAAGGCCGCCGAGGAGAGCCTGCGCCGCTCCAAGGCCGAGCTGGAGCGGGCCAACCAGCGCCTGGCGGACAACCTCGAGGAGCTCAAGAAGAGCCGCGCCGTGTCCGCGCGCACGCTCGCCAGCTACCAGCAGCGCGCGCTGCAGATGGAGCTCATCCGGCAGCAGAACGAGGACCTGGACCGGCTGGCCACGGAGCTCGCCGCCGCCAAGCGCAACGAGGAGGAGCGGGCGCGCGAGGCGGAGAGCGCCTTCCGGCTGCGCAGCGAGTTCCTCGCCAACTTCAGCCACGAAATCCGCACGCCGCTCAACGGCATCATCGGCTACTGCGACCTGCTCATGCGCGAGGAGGGCAGCCGGCTCACCGCCCACGGCCGGCGCGACCTCAACGTGGTGAAGAAGAACGCGCAGACGCTGCTGGCGCTCATCAACGACATCCTCGACCTGTCGAAGATCGAAGCGGGCCGCGTCGAGGTCGTGGTGGAGCGGGTGGACCTGGCGGAGCTGGCCGAGGAGTGCACGGCCACGGTGAAGGAGTACCTCAAGGGCAAGGACGTGGAGCTGCGCACGGACATCGACGAGCGCGTGGCCCACGTGCGCACGGACGCGCTCAAGCTGCGGCAGATATTGCTCAACCTCCTGTCCAACGCGGCCAAGTTCACCGAGTCGGGCGAGGTGTCGCTCACCGCGCGCGCCGAGCGCAACGAGGCCGTCTTCATCGTCGAGGACACGGGCATCGGCATCCCGCCGGACCAGCTCCCCTTCATCTTCGAGAAGTTCCGCCAGGTGGACGGCTCCACCACGCGCAAGGTGGGCGGCACGGGCCTGGGGCTCGCCATCGTGCGCGAGCTGAGCAAGATATTGGGCGGCGGCGTGGAGGTGGAGAGCACGCTGGGCCGGGGCACCACCTTCACGGTGCGGCTGGCGGGCGTGCTCGAGGGCGATGCCCTGGGCGAGTCGCGCGAGCTGGACAAGCCCGTGGCCGCCGAGGACGTGGGCGCCGTGCTGGCCCCCATGGTGCGCGGGGGCACCGTGCTGGTGGTGGATGACGACGTGCTCGTGCAGCAGCTCGTCGCCGGCCAGCTCGAGCCCTCGGGCTTCACCGTGGTGACGGCCTCGGACGGCATGGAGGCCTTGCGCAAGACGCGCGAGCTGCGCCCGCAGGCCATCGTGCTGGACATCCACCTGCCGCGTCTGGACGGCTGGAGCGTGCTGTCCACGCTCAAGAGCGAGCCGGACCTCGCGCGCATCCCCGTCATCATCATCTCCGTGGAGGAGCAGCGCGCGCGGGGCTTCTCGCTCGGGGCGTGCGAGTACCTCGTCAAGCCCGTGGAGCCCGACCACCTGGTGGACGTGGTGCGCCGCAGCATCGGCTCCGCCGCGGGCGCCGGCGAGGTGCTCGTGGTGGACGACGACGCAGCCACGCGCGAGCTCGTCAGCCGCTCCCTGCGCCGCGCGGGCTTCTCCACCCACGAGGCCCACAACGGCGAGGACGCCCTGCTCAAGGCGCGCGTCTCCCCGCCCACGCTCGTGGTGCTCGACTTGATGATGCCCAACCTGGACGGCTTCGAGGTCATCCGCCGCATGCGCGCGGACAAGCTCCAGGTGCCCGTGGTGGTGCTCACCGGCAAGTCGCTCACCGCCGAGGAGCAGGCCGTGCTGCGCGACGGCTTCGCTGGCTTCGTGCAGAAGGGCGGCCACGCGCTGGAGGACGTCATCGGCCAGGCCAAGGGGCTGCTTCTCAAGCAGAGCGCCCAGCGCGCCAGCCGCCAGCCGCGCATCCTCTACGTGGAGGACAACCCGCAGAACCGCGACATCGTCCGCCGCTACCTCGGCGGCCTCTTCGAGGTGCTGGAGGCCGAGGACGGGGAGATGGGCGTGGAGCGCGCCACGCGCGAGGTGCCGGACCTCATCCTCATGGACCTGTCCCTGCCCCGCGTGGATGGCTGGGAAGCCACCCGGCGCCTGCGCCAGGTGCCCGCCGTGGCCAACGTCCCCGTCATCGCCGTGACGGCCCATGCCGGACGCGAGTACCAGGAGAAGGCCTCGGCCGCCGGCTGCAATGCCTATCTCACCAAGCCCTTGGACCGCGAGGTGCTCCTCGACACCATTCGCAAGCATTTGGGGAAGACCCATGGATGA
- a CDS encoding response regulator encodes MDERITTRARVLVVDDDPDQLDLVRRTLAPHFDVQTHDSALGVTNLVRQGEPDLVLLDVNFPALKGDQVLSLARRYAPRGTKFILYSATDESRLRSLALAAGADGYLSKSIQGAELIQKLNAFRG; translated from the coding sequence ATGGATGAGCGCATCACCACCAGGGCCCGCGTCCTGGTGGTGGACGATGACCCGGATCAACTGGATCTCGTCCGACGTACCCTGGCTCCCCACTTCGACGTGCAGACCCACGACTCGGCCCTGGGGGTGACCAACCTGGTGCGCCAGGGCGAGCCGGATCTCGTGTTGTTGGACGTGAACTTCCCCGCCCTCAAGGGTGACCAGGTGCTGAGTCTGGCACGCAGGTACGCGCCCCGAGGGACCAAGTTCATCCTGTACTCGGCAACGGACGAGTCCCGCTTGCGCTCCCTGGCTCTCGCCGCGGGCGCGGATGGCTATCTCTCCAAGAGCATTCAAGGGGCCGAACTCATCCAGAAACTCAACGCCTTCCGCGGATAG
- a CDS encoding tryptophan 2,3-dioxygenase family protein, translating into MEHIPEVVSAAEQLRRQLQGPWLNPLLKKWVGQGELDYEKYVRTPELLALQTPRAQRVTPDELLFQGVHQSQELWLKMLAHESVEAVEELDANALWEVSARLERMPRIARVLAAELGVLETLTPDTYQIIRRNLGNGSGQESPGYNSVSIAARGLDEALERLLRRRNVQLADVYTTRRHPDLKRVCEQLLDYDEAWQHWLCTHFQLVRRTIGVDAMVKALDGLPTRVLPGRMTQPLFPALWRVRVEMTATWQREGGYAPGAPRDTSGAGIP; encoded by the coding sequence ATGGAACACATCCCCGAGGTCGTCAGTGCCGCCGAGCAGTTGAGGCGCCAATTGCAGGGCCCGTGGCTCAACCCACTGCTCAAGAAGTGGGTGGGCCAGGGCGAGCTGGACTACGAGAAGTACGTGCGCACCCCCGAGCTGCTCGCGCTCCAGACGCCCCGCGCCCAGCGGGTGACCCCCGACGAGCTGCTCTTCCAGGGCGTGCACCAGTCCCAGGAGCTGTGGCTCAAGATGCTCGCCCACGAGTCGGTGGAGGCCGTGGAGGAGCTGGACGCCAATGCCCTCTGGGAGGTCTCGGCGCGGCTGGAGCGCATGCCCCGCATCGCGCGCGTGCTCGCCGCGGAGCTGGGCGTGCTGGAAACCCTCACCCCGGACACGTATCAGATCATCCGCCGCAACCTCGGCAACGGGAGCGGACAGGAGTCGCCGGGCTACAACTCCGTGAGCATCGCCGCCCGGGGCCTGGACGAGGCGCTGGAGCGGCTGCTGCGGCGGCGCAACGTCCAGCTCGCCGACGTGTACACGACGCGCCGCCACCCCGATCTCAAGCGCGTGTGCGAGCAATTGCTCGACTACGACGAGGCCTGGCAGCACTGGCTGTGCACGCACTTCCAACTGGTGCGCCGCACCATTGGCGTGGACGCCATGGTGAAGGCGCTCGATGGACTGCCCACGCGGGTGCTGCCCGGGCGCATGACCCAGCCACTCTTCCCCGCGCTGTGGCGGGTGCGCGTGGAGATGACGGCCACCTGGCAGCGCGAGGGCGGCTACGCCCCCGGGGCGCCCCGGGACACGAGCGGAGCGGGCATCCCATGA